A genomic segment from Dermatobacter hominis encodes:
- a CDS encoding FAD-binding oxidoreductase, with the protein MGGGENDRDLLDALAAVVGPDRVLGPDDAGEDYEHDECLTVAPRRPAAVVLPETTEEVAAVVRLAAGRGVPITARGSGTGLSGAATPADGAIVVSFERMAAVLELDTDNHVAVVQPGLRLNELDEVTAAAGLVYPVYPGEYSASLGGNIATNAGGMRAVKYGVTRHQVLGLELVLADGSIVRTGGKFVKATTGYDLTQLVIGSEGTLALVTEATLRLYPRPEHQATVLAPFTTLDEVTAAVPRIIDSGVGPLILEYIDILTMSAVASFTGLELGIPQEIKDTALAYLVVMLENTDPTRLDDDIHSVASQLHELGAIDAYVLPPAAAGQLIDAREKAFWMAKANGADDIVDIVVPRAQIPEFMEKVAALAAEHEAWIAGCGHAGDGNVHLGIFCADDQRRSRLLSALFAAGVGLGGAISGEHGIGEAKQAYFLELEDPAKVALMRRIKAAFDPDGILNPGTLLG; encoded by the coding sequence AGGACTACGAGCACGACGAGTGCTTGACCGTCGCCCCCCGCCGTCCGGCCGCGGTCGTCCTGCCGGAGACCACCGAGGAGGTCGCTGCGGTGGTCCGCCTCGCCGCCGGACGGGGCGTGCCGATCACCGCCCGCGGCAGCGGGACCGGGCTGTCGGGCGCCGCCACGCCCGCCGACGGCGCGATCGTCGTCAGCTTCGAGCGCATGGCCGCGGTCCTCGAGCTCGACACCGACAACCACGTCGCGGTGGTCCAGCCCGGGCTCCGCCTGAACGAGCTCGACGAGGTCACCGCGGCCGCCGGGCTCGTCTACCCCGTGTACCCCGGCGAGTACTCGGCCAGCCTGGGCGGCAACATCGCCACCAACGCCGGCGGCATGCGGGCGGTGAAGTACGGCGTGACCCGGCACCAGGTGCTCGGCCTCGAGCTCGTGCTCGCCGACGGGTCGATCGTCCGCACCGGCGGCAAGTTCGTGAAGGCCACGACCGGCTACGACCTCACGCAGCTGGTGATCGGCAGCGAGGGCACGCTGGCGCTCGTGACCGAGGCGACGCTGCGCCTGTACCCCAGGCCGGAGCACCAGGCGACCGTCCTGGCCCCGTTCACGACCCTCGACGAGGTGACCGCCGCGGTGCCGCGCATCATCGACTCGGGCGTCGGGCCGCTGATCCTCGAGTACATCGACATCCTCACCATGTCGGCGGTGGCCAGCTTCACCGGTCTGGAGCTCGGCATCCCCCAGGAGATCAAGGACACCGCGCTCGCCTACCTGGTCGTGATGCTGGAGAACACCGATCCGACCCGCCTCGACGACGACATCCACTCGGTCGCGAGCCAGCTCCACGAGCTCGGTGCGATCGACGCCTACGTGCTCCCGCCCGCGGCGGCGGGCCAGCTCATCGACGCCCGGGAGAAGGCCTTCTGGATGGCGAAGGCCAACGGCGCCGACGACATCGTCGACATCGTCGTGCCCCGGGCGCAGATCCCCGAGTTCATGGAGAAGGTGGCGGCGCTGGCGGCCGAGCACGAGGCCTGGATCGCGGGCTGCGGCCACGCCGGCGACGGCAACGTCCACCTCGGCATCTTCTGCGCCGACGACCAGCGGCGGTCGCGCCTGCTGAGCGCACTGTTCGCCGCGGGCGTCGGCCTCGGCGGCGCCATCTCCGGCGAGCACGGCATCGGCGAGGCGAAGCAGGCGTACTTCCTGGAGCTCGAGGACCCGGCCAAGGTGGCGCTGATGCGCCGCATCAAGGCCGCCTTCGACCCCGACGGCATCCTCAACCCCGGCACCCTGCTGGGCTGA
- a CDS encoding acetolactate synthase large subunit, whose translation MNGAQAMIRTLVDSGVDVCFMNPGTSEMHFVHALDAVPEMRGVLALFEGVATGAADGYARMADKPAAVLLHLGPGLGNGLANLHNARRAEVPIVNVVGDHATYHAKYDAPLQSDIASIAKGVSTWVRSVESPESLARDTADAVAASYGAPGQVATLIVPADTCWLDSPGPVGPSAISGPSTVPSERIEDLAAVLRSGEPAALLVGGSAMRRGPLRDAARVGVATGAKVLSETFPTRAERGAGTPAVDRLAYLAEFAQMQMEGLRHLVLVDAAHPVSFFAYPDKASDLVPEGCQVHVLSAPDEDAPAALAALAAALDAPDDPPVIEASRPDRPTGPLNAETMAAALGALLPEGAIVADEGNTTGLFAQGATAGAPPHDWLTLTGGAIGYGLPAATGAAVAAPDRKVICLEADGSAMYTAQALWTQAREGLDVTTVILNNGSYAVLNMELSRVGAGDPGPRALSMLDIPGLDFVSLATSMGVPGTRATTAEEFTEQLEAAIAIPGPALVEAVVPSTL comes from the coding sequence ATGAACGGCGCACAGGCCATGATCCGGACCCTCGTGGACTCCGGTGTGGACGTCTGCTTCATGAACCCCGGCACGTCGGAGATGCACTTCGTGCACGCGCTCGACGCCGTGCCCGAGATGCGCGGGGTGCTCGCGCTCTTCGAGGGGGTCGCGACCGGCGCCGCCGACGGCTACGCCCGGATGGCCGACAAGCCCGCTGCGGTGCTCCTCCACCTCGGGCCGGGCCTCGGCAACGGGCTGGCCAACCTGCACAACGCCCGGCGGGCCGAGGTGCCGATCGTCAACGTCGTCGGCGACCACGCCACCTACCACGCCAAGTACGACGCGCCGCTGCAGTCCGACATCGCCTCGATCGCGAAGGGCGTGTCGACCTGGGTCCGCAGCGTCGAGTCGCCCGAGTCGCTGGCCCGCGACACCGCCGACGCCGTCGCCGCCTCCTACGGCGCCCCGGGGCAGGTCGCCACGCTGATCGTCCCGGCGGACACGTGCTGGCTCGACTCACCGGGCCCGGTGGGGCCGTCGGCGATCTCCGGGCCGTCGACGGTCCCGTCGGAGCGCATCGAGGACCTCGCCGCGGTGCTCCGCAGCGGTGAGCCCGCGGCCCTGCTCGTGGGCGGCTCCGCGATGCGACGGGGCCCGCTCCGCGACGCGGCGCGCGTCGGGGTGGCGACCGGGGCGAAGGTGCTCAGCGAGACGTTCCCGACCCGCGCCGAGCGCGGGGCCGGCACCCCTGCGGTCGACCGGCTCGCCTACCTGGCCGAGTTCGCCCAGATGCAGATGGAGGGGCTCCGTCACCTGGTGCTGGTCGACGCCGCGCACCCCGTGTCGTTCTTCGCCTACCCCGACAAGGCGTCGGACCTGGTGCCCGAGGGCTGCCAGGTGCACGTGCTGTCGGCGCCCGACGAGGACGCCCCCGCCGCGCTGGCCGCGCTCGCCGCGGCGCTCGACGCGCCCGACGACCCGCCGGTTATCGAGGCGTCGCGCCCCGACCGCCCGACCGGTCCGTTGAACGCCGAGACGATGGCCGCCGCCCTGGGGGCGCTCCTCCCCGAGGGGGCGATCGTCGCCGACGAGGGCAACACCACCGGCCTGTTCGCGCAGGGCGCCACCGCCGGCGCCCCGCCGCACGACTGGCTGACCCTGACCGGCGGCGCGATCGGCTACGGCCTGCCTGCGGCCACCGGGGCGGCGGTCGCCGCCCCCGACCGCAAGGTCATCTGCCTCGAGGCCGACGGCTCGGCCATGTACACCGCCCAGGCGCTGTGGACGCAGGCCCGGGAGGGCCTCGACGTCACGACCGTCATCCTGAACAACGGTTCGTACGCGGTGCTCAACATGGAGCTGTCCCGCGTCGGCGCCGGCGATCCCGGTCCCCGGGCGCTGTCGATGCTCGACATCCCCGGTCTCGACTTCGTCTCCCTGGCCACGTCGATGGGCGTGCCGGGCACCCGGGCGACGACCGCCGAGGAGTTCACCGAGCAGCTCGAGGCGGCCATCGCCATACCCGGCCCGGCGCTCGTCGAGGCGGTCGTGCCGAGCACCCTCTGA
- a CDS encoding polysaccharide deacetylase family protein, whose translation MPPTDLQEPRVSRAGLADERRARAGRRLRRVALVVAVLLVASGATAFVMLRRSDEGEQATPDTTPRTSTTTTAPTTTTSTTTTLPPTPTSVPGVTVGPLIGGPGPIPVIHRVPTTDPVVFITIDDGAYADPLALDVIRNKQVPVTLFLNQVYMKAHGDYFEQLQDAGAVIGSHTMDHSNLRGKDPATQHARICDLVPEFQGRFGAAPTLFRPPYGNYDPVTLQEAASCGVRTVVHWSATADGGAIVTAEGPLRAGDVILMHFKPDLGLKLEFVLAQIQAAGLRPARLVDYLESAPPAPPSPPPETTVPAPPAPATTIPPPPG comes from the coding sequence GTGCCCCCCACGGACCTCCAGGAGCCCCGCGTCTCGCGCGCCGGCCTGGCGGACGAGCGGAGGGCCCGGGCCGGACGCCGGCTGCGGCGCGTGGCCCTGGTGGTCGCCGTGCTCCTGGTGGCGTCCGGCGCCACCGCCTTCGTGATGCTGCGGCGCTCCGACGAGGGCGAGCAGGCGACGCCCGACACGACCCCCCGGACGTCGACCACGACGACCGCTCCCACCACGACCACGTCGACGACGACCACGCTGCCGCCGACGCCGACCTCGGTGCCCGGCGTGACCGTGGGCCCGCTCATCGGCGGTCCGGGGCCGATCCCGGTCATCCACCGCGTGCCGACGACCGACCCCGTGGTGTTCATCACGATCGACGACGGCGCGTACGCCGATCCGCTGGCGCTCGACGTGATCCGCAACAAGCAGGTGCCGGTCACGCTGTTCCTCAACCAGGTCTACATGAAGGCCCACGGCGACTACTTCGAGCAGCTGCAGGACGCGGGCGCGGTGATCGGCTCGCACACGATGGACCACTCGAACCTGCGCGGGAAGGACCCGGCGACCCAGCACGCCCGGATCTGCGACCTGGTGCCCGAGTTCCAGGGCCGGTTCGGGGCGGCGCCCACGCTGTTCCGCCCGCCGTACGGCAACTACGACCCGGTGACGCTGCAGGAGGCGGCCTCGTGCGGGGTCAGGACCGTCGTGCACTGGTCGGCGACCGCCGACGGCGGGGCCATCGTGACCGCCGAGGGCCCGCTGCGGGCCGGCGACGTGATCCTCATGCACTTCAAGCCCGACCTCGGCCTGAAGCTCGAGTTCGTGCTCGCCCAGATCCAGGCGGCCGGGCTGCGGCCCGCCCGGCTCGTCGACTACCTCGAGTCCGCCCCGCCGGCGCCGCCGTCCCCGCCGCCCGAGACGACGGTCCCCGCTCCCCCGGCCCCCGCCACGACGATCCCGCCGCCGCCGGGGTGA
- a CDS encoding ATP-dependent DNA helicase, translating to MSGPSALAARPTPSELLDRVVASLPAGEDRPQQREMADAVMAAFESGTHLSVQGPTGVGKSVAYLLPAVARAAAGHRTVVVTSSKALQDQLGGADLPFLAEVLDVPVRHAVLKGRANYLCQAAVAETRVQLLGPGGEQHSLDLGEGLEPSGGPVADGDPALRKEIESLLDWAEETATGELAELSDPPSDAAWSALSVGPGECVGASRCSHAEECFSEQARERAGRADIVVVNAHLYAAHVQAGGQLLPEHDQLVIDEAHEFEDAMVGALGVSMTGWRLRNLAGVHDRCVADAPTVGMVLGASADALDDALDAAYRAATADRGSGRLTGELPDEVAEALTQADLAVDRATSSLREVSKAAGHAPASTAAHRFERAIRTADAVADSLHALRGDLHPGQVRWIAEGRTGRHSLQLTRIDIGPTLRAMAWERRDPDDDGDEEEGAPGPTVVLCSATLDPGTAWRLGLDAKYLAVDSPFDFRRNGLLYVPRLPRPSSQEWPDAVADELVHVLERCGGRTLALFTSHRMLRRSVEAVRERLGDMVVLAQGDAPNRVLQQRFLDDEHASLFATASFWTGISSPGTTCSAVVVDKIPFPVPSDPIVEARCDAVGDERAFMEVSVPAAGVQLAQGVGRLIRTATDRGVVAVLDPRLAEARYRARILDRLPRMRRTRDRADLDAFIDSLDLT from the coding sequence GTGAGCGGCCCGAGCGCGTTGGCCGCCCGTCCCACCCCGTCCGAGCTGCTCGACCGCGTCGTCGCCTCCCTGCCCGCCGGCGAGGACCGGCCCCAGCAGCGCGAGATGGCCGACGCCGTGATGGCCGCGTTCGAGTCGGGCACGCACCTCTCGGTCCAGGGCCCCACCGGCGTCGGGAAGTCGGTGGCCTACCTGCTGCCCGCCGTCGCCCGTGCCGCGGCCGGGCACCGCACGGTCGTCGTCACGTCGTCGAAGGCCCTGCAGGACCAGCTCGGCGGGGCCGACCTGCCGTTCCTCGCCGAGGTGCTCGACGTGCCGGTGCGCCACGCCGTCCTCAAGGGGCGCGCCAACTACCTCTGCCAGGCCGCCGTCGCCGAGACCCGCGTCCAGCTCCTCGGCCCCGGCGGCGAGCAGCACTCGCTCGACCTCGGCGAGGGGCTGGAGCCGTCCGGAGGTCCCGTGGCCGACGGCGACCCGGCGCTGCGGAAGGAGATCGAGTCGCTGCTCGACTGGGCCGAGGAGACGGCCACCGGCGAGCTGGCCGAGCTGTCGGACCCGCCCTCGGACGCCGCGTGGTCGGCGCTGTCGGTCGGACCCGGCGAGTGCGTCGGTGCCTCCCGCTGCTCGCACGCCGAGGAGTGCTTCTCCGAGCAGGCCCGCGAGCGCGCCGGTCGGGCCGACATCGTGGTGGTGAACGCCCACCTCTACGCCGCCCACGTGCAGGCCGGCGGCCAGCTGCTGCCCGAGCACGACCAGCTCGTGATCGACGAGGCCCACGAGTTCGAGGACGCCATGGTCGGCGCGCTGGGCGTGTCGATGACCGGCTGGCGACTGCGGAACCTGGCCGGCGTCCACGACCGCTGCGTCGCCGACGCGCCCACGGTCGGCATGGTCCTCGGCGCCTCGGCCGACGCGCTCGACGACGCCCTCGACGCCGCCTACCGCGCGGCCACCGCCGACCGCGGGTCGGGGCGACTGACCGGCGAGCTCCCCGACGAGGTCGCCGAGGCGCTCACCCAGGCCGACCTGGCCGTGGACCGCGCCACCAGCAGCCTCCGCGAGGTCTCGAAGGCGGCGGGCCACGCCCCCGCCAGCACGGCCGCGCACCGGTTCGAGCGGGCGATCCGCACCGCCGACGCCGTCGCCGACTCGCTCCACGCGCTCCGGGGCGACCTGCACCCGGGCCAGGTGCGCTGGATCGCCGAGGGTCGCACCGGCCGGCACTCGCTCCAGCTGACGAGGATCGACATCGGCCCCACGCTGCGGGCGATGGCCTGGGAGCGCCGGGACCCCGACGACGACGGCGACGAGGAGGAGGGCGCGCCGGGGCCGACCGTCGTGCTGTGCTCGGCCACGCTCGACCCCGGGACCGCCTGGCGGCTGGGGCTCGACGCGAAGTACCTGGCCGTCGACTCGCCGTTCGACTTCCGCCGCAACGGCCTCCTCTACGTCCCCCGCCTGCCCCGGCCGAGCTCCCAGGAGTGGCCCGACGCCGTGGCCGACGAGCTCGTCCACGTGCTCGAGCGCTGCGGCGGCCGCACGCTGGCGCTGTTCACGTCGCACCGGATGCTGCGGCGCTCGGTCGAGGCCGTGCGGGAGCGCCTGGGCGACATGGTGGTGCTGGCCCAGGGCGACGCGCCGAACCGCGTCCTGCAGCAGCGGTTCCTCGACGACGAGCACGCCTCGCTCTTCGCCACCGCCAGCTTCTGGACCGGGATCTCCTCGCCCGGCACGACGTGCTCCGCGGTCGTCGTCGACAAGATCCCGTTCCCCGTGCCGAGCGACCCGATCGTCGAGGCCCGCTGCGACGCGGTGGGCGACGAGCGGGCGTTCATGGAGGTGTCGGTGCCGGCCGCCGGGGTGCAGCTCGCCCAGGGGGTCGGTCGCCTGATCCGCACCGCGACCGACCGCGGCGTCGTCGCCGTGCTCGACCCCCGGCTCGCCGAGGCGCGCTACCGCGCCCGGATCCTCGACCGCCTCCCCCGCATGCGCCGGACGCGCGACCGCGCCGACCTCGACGCGTTCATCGACTCGCTCGACCTCACCTGA
- a CDS encoding NAD(P)H-dependent amine dehydrogenase family protein, with amino-acid sequence MSRIRVLQWATGNVGRNAIEGVLGRDDMELVGARVHGADKVGRDVGELCGLDPIGVAAVATLDEVVALSPDCVVYAPMLADQDEIRALLRAGIDVVTPVGWFHVGDSPAVAETQAACLEGGATLHGTGIHPGGITEQLPLVLSGFCRDVRHVRAEEFSDIRTYATEFVVREVMLFGKAPEDAVDSPMVGLLGDGFGQSVRLVAQGLGWDLDPELTTRHDIALAAAPIDSPVGVIEKGTVAAQRFAWTGTVDGVPKVTAAVNWFMGEEDLDPAWTFGPEGERFEVEIDAAPPVRTVFHGFQPASLEDTDLARNEGIIATAMHCVNAIPAVVAAEPGIRTYLDLPLMPGRGV; translated from the coding sequence GTGAGCCGCATCCGGGTCCTGCAGTGGGCCACGGGCAACGTCGGTCGCAACGCGATCGAGGGCGTGCTCGGCCGCGACGACATGGAGCTCGTCGGCGCGCGCGTCCACGGCGCCGACAAGGTCGGCCGCGACGTGGGCGAGCTGTGCGGCCTCGACCCGATCGGCGTCGCTGCGGTCGCCACGCTCGACGAGGTGGTCGCCCTCTCGCCCGACTGCGTCGTCTACGCCCCGATGCTCGCCGACCAGGACGAGATCCGGGCGCTGCTGCGGGCGGGCATCGACGTCGTCACCCCGGTCGGGTGGTTCCACGTCGGCGACAGCCCTGCGGTGGCCGAGACGCAGGCGGCCTGCCTCGAGGGCGGCGCGACGCTGCACGGCACCGGCATCCACCCCGGTGGGATCACCGAGCAGCTCCCGCTCGTCCTCTCGGGGTTCTGCCGCGACGTGCGCCACGTGCGCGCCGAGGAGTTCTCCGACATCCGCACCTACGCCACGGAGTTCGTCGTGCGCGAGGTGATGCTGTTCGGCAAGGCGCCCGAGGACGCGGTCGACAGCCCGATGGTGGGCCTGCTCGGCGACGGCTTCGGTCAGTCGGTCCGGCTGGTGGCCCAGGGACTCGGATGGGACCTCGACCCCGAGCTGACGACCCGGCACGACATCGCGCTGGCCGCCGCGCCGATCGACTCGCCGGTCGGCGTGATCGAGAAGGGCACGGTGGCCGCCCAGCGCTTCGCCTGGACGGGCACGGTCGACGGGGTGCCGAAGGTGACCGCTGCGGTCAACTGGTTCATGGGCGAGGAGGACCTCGACCCCGCGTGGACGTTCGGCCCCGAGGGCGAGCGCTTCGAGGTCGAGATCGACGCCGCGCCGCCGGTCCGGACCGTGTTCCACGGATTCCAACCCGCCTCGCTCGAGGACACCGACCTCGCACGCAACGAGGGGATCATCGCCACGGCGATGCACTGCGTGAACGCGATCCCCGCCGTGGTGGCGGCCGAGCCGGGGATCCGCACGTATCTCGACCTGCCCCTCATGCCGGGTCGCGGCGTCTGA
- a CDS encoding flavin-containing monooxygenase, whose amino-acid sequence MSTPRTVPVGSLRPISRTGYGGRGERERAARVRAAIADGAPSPRVAIIGAGAAGLCMAIRLRDAGIDSFTIYEKSDGVGGTWRDNTYPGAACDVPSHLYSFSFASKRDWSRKFARQPEILGYFESLVERFELGPHLRFGTEVTEAHYDDATGTWTLRTAGDEGEPDGTIVADVVVSGLGQLNRPHIPDIPGLDDFAERGGTVFHSARWDHDHDLTGERVGVIGIGASAIQFVPPVAEQAGHTTLFQRSSNYVGPRNDRAFTPNEHRIFEHVPGAQRLYRASIYWRFEARFNAMRKDSKLGRWMQGQFHKQLQPLISERLTEEAVLPDYPLGCKRILIADDWYPTLLRPDVEVVTAGVDRIEDGAVVTVDGSRHPVDTLIFGTGFRSTEFLSPLKITGRQGRDLNEVWTDGARAFLGLAVPGFPNLFMLYGPNTNLGHNSILFMIEQQVGYTLRLIEEKVLLGLRSVEVTEEAHSRCDTEIQAAAAQTVWAEGCHSWYKTADGRITNNWTDHTTVYRRLLSNPDPDDWLLERDGDPAGSRG is encoded by the coding sequence ATGTCGACACCACGCACGGTGCCGGTCGGCTCGCTCCGACCGATCAGCCGCACCGGCTACGGAGGGCGCGGCGAGCGCGAGCGCGCCGCTCGCGTCCGGGCTGCGATCGCCGATGGGGCGCCGTCGCCCCGGGTGGCGATCATCGGCGCCGGTGCCGCGGGTCTGTGCATGGCGATCCGGCTCCGCGACGCGGGGATCGACAGCTTCACGATCTACGAGAAGTCCGACGGCGTCGGCGGCACCTGGCGGGACAACACGTACCCCGGGGCGGCGTGCGACGTGCCGAGCCACCTCTACAGCTTCTCGTTCGCGTCCAAGCGCGACTGGTCGCGGAAGTTCGCCCGCCAGCCCGAGATCCTCGGCTACTTCGAGTCGCTCGTCGAGCGGTTCGAGCTCGGTCCGCACCTGCGGTTCGGCACCGAGGTGACCGAGGCCCACTACGACGACGCCACCGGCACCTGGACGCTGCGAACGGCGGGCGACGAGGGCGAGCCCGACGGGACGATCGTCGCCGACGTCGTCGTGTCGGGCCTGGGACAGCTCAACCGGCCCCACATCCCCGACATCCCCGGCCTCGATGACTTCGCGGAGCGGGGCGGCACGGTGTTCCACTCGGCCCGCTGGGATCACGACCACGACCTCACCGGCGAGCGCGTCGGGGTCATCGGCATCGGCGCGAGCGCGATCCAGTTCGTGCCGCCGGTCGCCGAGCAGGCCGGTCACACGACGCTGTTCCAGCGCAGCTCGAACTACGTCGGCCCCCGCAACGACCGGGCGTTCACGCCCAACGAGCACCGCATCTTCGAGCACGTCCCCGGCGCGCAGCGCCTCTACCGCGCGTCGATCTACTGGCGCTTCGAGGCACGCTTCAACGCGATGCGCAAGGACAGCAAGCTCGGTCGCTGGATGCAGGGCCAGTTCCACAAGCAGCTCCAGCCCCTGATCTCCGAGCGCCTCACCGAGGAGGCGGTGCTGCCGGACTACCCGCTCGGCTGCAAGCGGATCCTGATCGCCGACGACTGGTACCCCACGCTGCTGCGGCCCGACGTCGAGGTCGTCACCGCCGGCGTCGACCGGATCGAGGACGGCGCCGTGGTCACCGTCGACGGGTCCCGCCACCCGGTCGACACGCTGATCTTCGGGACGGGCTTCCGCTCGACCGAGTTCCTGTCGCCGCTGAAGATCACCGGCCGGCAGGGCCGGGACCTCAACGAGGTGTGGACCGATGGGGCGCGCGCCTTCCTCGGCCTCGCCGTCCCGGGCTTCCCGAACCTGTTCATGCTGTACGGGCCGAACACCAACCTCGGCCACAACTCGATCCTGTTCATGATCGAGCAGCAGGTCGGCTACACGCTCCGGCTCATCGAGGAGAAGGTGCTCCTCGGGCTCCGCTCGGTCGAGGTGACCGAGGAGGCGCACTCGCGCTGCGACACCGAGATCCAGGCCGCCGCGGCGCAGACGGTGTGGGCCGAGGGCTGCCACTCCTGGTACAAGACGGCCGACGGCCGGATCACGAACAACTGGACGGACCACACGACCGTCTACCGCCGGCTGCTGTCGAACCCCGACCCCGACGACTGGCTGCTCGAGCGCGACGGCGACCCGGCCGGCTCCCGAGGGTGA
- the trxA gene encoding thioredoxin, with translation MATTNLSNADFESTVTGDGIVLVDFWASWCGPCRSFAPVFEAAADEHPDITFAKVDTEAEQDLAGALQIMSIPTLMMFRDGVLLFSQPGALPKAALDDLIRQARELDMDQVRSEIAERTN, from the coding sequence ATGGCCACGACCAACCTCAGCAACGCAGACTTCGAGTCCACCGTCACCGGCGACGGCATCGTGCTCGTCGACTTCTGGGCCTCCTGGTGCGGTCCGTGCCGCAGCTTCGCCCCCGTCTTCGAGGCGGCGGCCGACGAGCACCCCGACATCACCTTCGCCAAGGTCGACACCGAGGCCGAGCAGGACCTCGCCGGGGCGCTCCAGATCATGTCCATCCCCACGCTCATGATGTTCCGGGACGGCGTCCTGCTGTTCTCGCAGCCGGGCGCGCTGCCCAAGGCGGCCCTCGACGACCTCATCCGCCAGGCCCGCGAGCTCGACATGGACCAGGTGCGGTCGGAGATCGCCGAGCGCACGAACTGA
- a CDS encoding DUF2855 family protein, with protein sequence MTLGSSLLVDLSDLHHTQVRPLALSDEAVPPEGSVLLAVERFGFSANNVTYANVGEAMGYWSFFPAPDGHGQIPVWGHARVVRSGHPGVAEGAEVYGFLPMATHLLVAPSAVDVRGFTDGSPHRAARAAVYNRYLLRSVDPFAAASPGPELEAVLRPLFTTSFLLEADLAQHDYHGADAVVVTSASSRTALGTAHLIATRSRRPALVGLTRADHVADTQAVGCYDRVLAYDDVPSLPIGTTTVLDLSGDGAVVADLHHRLGDALVHSSIVGATHWQAEPVDTAGLPGAPRTFFFAPEAAERLRETAGPAAVESALVAGWRSFAEVMSGWLRIRTGTGPDQVADAYRATLAGTASPRDALVLSMRT encoded by the coding sequence ATGACGCTCGGATCCAGCCTCCTCGTCGACCTGAGTGACCTCCATCACACCCAGGTCCGACCCCTTGCCCTGTCCGACGAGGCGGTGCCGCCCGAGGGCTCGGTCCTCCTCGCCGTCGAGCGCTTCGGGTTCTCCGCCAACAACGTCACGTACGCCAACGTGGGCGAGGCCATGGGGTACTGGTCGTTCTTCCCGGCGCCCGACGGGCACGGCCAGATCCCGGTCTGGGGCCACGCCCGTGTCGTCCGCTCGGGCCATCCGGGCGTCGCGGAGGGGGCCGAGGTCTACGGCTTCCTGCCGATGGCGACCCACCTGCTGGTCGCGCCGAGCGCCGTGGACGTGCGTGGCTTCACCGACGGCAGCCCCCACCGCGCCGCCCGGGCCGCCGTCTACAACCGCTACCTGCTCCGCTCCGTCGACCCGTTCGCCGCCGCGTCGCCCGGCCCCGAGCTGGAGGCCGTCCTGCGGCCGCTGTTCACGACGTCGTTCCTGCTCGAGGCCGACCTCGCCCAGCACGACTACCACGGCGCCGACGCCGTCGTCGTGACGAGCGCGTCGTCGCGCACCGCCCTCGGCACCGCGCACCTCATCGCCACCCGCTCGCGCCGCCCGGCCCTCGTCGGGCTCACGCGAGCCGACCACGTCGCCGACACCCAGGCCGTCGGCTGCTACGACCGCGTGCTGGCGTACGACGACGTGCCGTCGTTGCCGATCGGCACGACGACGGTGCTCGACCTCAGCGGGGACGGCGCCGTCGTCGCCGACCTGCACCACCGCCTCGGCGACGCCCTCGTCCACAGCTCGATCGTCGGCGCGACCCACTGGCAGGCCGAGCCGGTCGACACCGCCGGCCTGCCCGGCGCGCCCCGGACCTTCTTCTTCGCTCCCGAGGCGGCCGAGCGGCTGCGCGAAACCGCCGGCCCCGCCGCTGTCGAGTCGGCCCTGGTCGCAGGGTGGCGGTCCTTCGCCGAGGTCATGTCGGGCTGGCTGCGCATCCGGACCGGGACAGGCCCCGACCAGGTCGCCGACGCGTACCGCGCGACGTTGGCCGGCACGGCGTCGCCGCGCGACGCACTGGTCCTGTCGATGCGCACCTGA
- a CDS encoding PilZ domain-containing protein: MRGPQIPIHTGRRLGERIALGEVLISWRVDEVIPGRLRDKPRPPEIGRLLDVSVSGAAIVAPESPDLRVGRAVAIRLDGADALVRIRRMADFGQEGWRLYGVEFLESDLAFRDWINGLLDVRRPDARTMGWDRAD; this comes from the coding sequence ATGCGCGGCCCTCAGATCCCGATCCACACCGGTCGCCGCCTGGGCGAGCGGATCGCGCTGGGCGAGGTCCTGATCTCCTGGCGCGTCGACGAGGTGATCCCCGGTCGGCTCCGCGACAAGCCGCGCCCGCCGGAGATCGGTCGGCTGCTCGACGTGTCGGTGAGCGGCGCGGCGATCGTGGCCCCCGAGTCGCCCGACCTGCGCGTCGGCCGGGCCGTGGCGATCCGCCTCGACGGCGCCGACGCGCTGGTGCGGATCCGCCGGATGGCCGACTTCGGGCAGGAGGGGTGGCGCCTCTACGGCGTCGAGTTCCTCGAGTCGGACCTGGCCTTCCGCGACTGGATCAACGGCCTGCTCGACGTCCGTCGGCCCGACGCCCGGACGATGGGCTGGGACCGCGCCGACTGA